TGGGACGCGGTCCGCGCCGCCGCCGGCACCGCGCTGGCCGCGCACGAGGCCGTCGCGACCGGCCGCACGCGGTTGGCCTACGCCCTGGTCCGCCCGCCCGGCCACCACGCCCAGCCGGCCGCGGCCGACGGGTACTGCCTGGTCAACAACGCCGCCCTGGTCGCCGAGACGGCCCGCCGGGCGGGGCGCCGGGTCGCCGTCCTGGACTGGGACGTGCACCACGGCAACGGCACGCAGGAGGTGTTCCGCGACACGCCGGACGTGCTCACCGTCTCGGTGCACATGCGGCACGGGCCGTGGGGCGCGAACCACCCGCAGACCGGCGCGCCCGCCGAGTCCGGGCCGTCGAACGTCAACGTCGAGCTGTCCCTCGGCGCGGGCGACGGCGCGTACCGGCGCGCGCTGGAGGAGGTCGCGTTCCCGGCGCTGGCCGAGTTCGGCGCGGACTTCCTGGTCTGCGCGTCCGGCTTCGACGGGTCCGCGTTCGACCCCAACGGCAGGCACAACCTCACCGCCGACGGCTACCGCGCCATCGGCCGGGCGGTGTCGGGCCTCGGCCTGCCGACCGTGCTCACGCAGGAGGGCGGCTACCTGCGCGGCTACTCCGCGCTGTGCCTGCACGCCCTGGTGGAGGGCCTGCTCGGCCTGCGCCTGCTGGAGGACCCGCTGGCCTACGTGCCGGACGACGTGCAGCTGGTGGACGTGGACCTGGCCCGCGCCAAGTCCACGCTCACCACCTGGGACTTCGCCCGCCGACCCGCGCGGGCGCCCGGCTAGCGGCCGAGCGGGCCGCGGCCGAGCTTGAGCAGGATCATCGCCAGGTCCCGGCCCTCCGGACCCAGGTCCTTGTACCTGTTGATCACGTCGATCTCGCGGTTGTGCACGATCCGGGTGCCCCCGGCGGCCATCCGCGCCGCGCCGATGATCTTGGAGACCTCGATGCGCCGCTTGACCAGCCGGAGCAGCTCGGCGTCCAGGTGGTCGATCTCCTGGCGCAGGGCGTCGACGTCCGGGGCGGTTCCGGTGTCCGGGGCGGTTTCGGTGCTGTTCACGGTGACGACCTCTCGACTCTGGTTGGAGTCCCAAGCCCTGGCAGCAGCGAAGCCCCGGGGTCCGAGGACTCCGGGGCTTCGTGGTGGCTTGACGGCGCTAGCGGTCCACGGGAGCCGGAGTCCGGTTCCCGTAGTAAAACTCGAAGTGGGCCGTGCGCACCGGCACATCATGCCACAGCCGCGGGCTGTCGGGGGTAGCCGGTAACGTGAACAGGCGATGAGCGCCTTGTTCGACTTGCCCCCAAGTCCCCCCACCCCCCGGTCCGCGCGGTTGCTCGAAGACCTGAACCCGTCCCAGCGCCGGGCCGTCGAGCACTCGGGCGCCCCGCTGCTGGTCGTCGCGGGTGCGGGCTCCGGCAAGACGCGCGTGCTGACCCGCCGGATCGCCTACCTGCTCGCCGAGCGCGACGTCCACCCGGGCGAGGTCATGGCGATCACCTTCACCAACAAGGCCGCCGCCGAGATGAAGGAGCGCGTGGCCGACCTGGTCGGCGCGCGCGCCCGCTCGATGTGGGTGTCGACCTTCCACTCCATGTGCGTGCGGGTCATGCGCCGCGAGGCCAAGACCCTCGGCATGTCGTCCAACTTCTCCATCTACGACTCCGACGACACCCGCCGGCTGATCACGCTGGTGGCCCGCGACCTCGACCTGGACCCGAAGCGCTACCCGGCGCGCACGCTGGCGATCCACATCTCGAACCTGAAGAACGAGCTGGTCGACGCCGCCACCGCCAAGGAGCGGGCGACCAACGACCTGGAGCGCCGCGTCGCCGAGGTCTACGAGAGCTACCAGCGCCGGTTGGGCGAGTCGAACTCGCTCGACTTCGACGACCTGATCATGCGGACCGTCGAGCTGCTGCAGGACCACCCGGACGTGGCCGAGCACTACCACCGCCGGTTCCGGCACGTGCTGGTCGACGAGTACCAGGACACCAACCACGCCCAGTACACGCTGGTCCGCGAGCTGATCGGCTCCGGGAAGGACGGCGTGCCGCCGGGCGAGCTGTGCGTGGTGGGCGACGCCGACCAGTCGATCTACGCCTTCCGCGGCGCGACGATCCGCAACATCGTGGAGTTCGAGCGGGACTACCCGCAGGCCACCACGATCCTGCTGGAGCAGAACTACCGGTCCACCCAGACGATCCTGAGCGCCGCGAACGCCGTCATCTCGCGCAACCCCGACCGCCGCGACAAGCGGCTGTGGAGCGACCTCGGCGACGGCGAGAAGATCGTCGGCTACGTCGCGGACAACGAGCACGACGAGGCGCAGTTCGTCGCCAACGAGATCGACCGGCTGGTCGACACCGGCGAGGCGAACAACGGCGAGATCGCCGTGTTCTACCGGACCAACAACCAGTCGCGCGTGTTCGAGGAGATCTTCATCCGCCTCGGCCTGCCCTACCGGGTGGTCGGCGGCGTCCGGTTCTACGAGCGGCGCGAGGTGCGGGACGCGCTGGCGTACCTGCGGGCGCTGTCCAACCCGGACGACACGGTGTCGCTGCGGCGCATCCTCAACGTGCCCAAGCGCGGCATCGGCGACCGCGCGGAGGCGTGCGTGTCGATGTACGCCGAGCGCGAGCGGATCAGCTTCGCGGCGGCGCTGCGGGACGCGGTGACCGGCAAGGTGCCGCTGCTCAACCCGCGGTCGCGCAACGCCATCGCCGGGTTCGTCGAGCTGATGGACGAGCTGGGGGTGCTGGTCGAGCGCGGCGACGACGTGGCCGACGTCCTGGAAGCGGTGCTGGAGAAGACCGCCTACCGGGCCGAGCTGGAGGCCAGCGACGACCCGCAGGACCACACCCGGGTGGAGAACCTGAACGAGCTGGTCACGGTGGCCCGCGAGTTCACCGACCTGGGCGCGGCGCCGCCCGCCCCGGACGAGGCGGCGCCCCCCGACGCCGCGGA
This genomic window from Saccharothrix sp. HUAS TT1 contains:
- a CDS encoding histone deacetylase, encoding MEVFWHDACLEHDTGSGLWELPGRWDWLDAAEPHPENADRLRTFRHALRHGPVAPHLSWSTGRFATDEELARVHAPSYLAELRAACERRTAVEVNTVVGPGSWDAVRAAAGTALAAHEAVATGRTRLAYALVRPPGHHAQPAAADGYCLVNNAALVAETARRAGRRVAVLDWDVHHGNGTQEVFRDTPDVLTVSVHMRHGPWGANHPQTGAPAESGPSNVNVELSLGAGDGAYRRALEEVAFPALAEFGADFLVCASGFDGSAFDPNGRHNLTADGYRAIGRAVSGLGLPTVLTQEGGYLRGYSALCLHALVEGLLGLRLLEDPLAYVPDDVQLVDVDLARAKSTLTTWDFARRPARAPG
- a CDS encoding chorismate mutase: MMCRCARPTSSFTTGTGLRLPWTASAVKPPRSPGVLGPRGFAAARAWDSNQSREVVTVNSTETAPDTGTAPDVDALRQEIDHLDAELLRLVKRRIEVSKIIGAARMAAGGTRIVHNREIDVINRYKDLGPEGRDLAMILLKLGRGPLGR
- the pcrA gene encoding DNA helicase PcrA, whose amino-acid sequence is MSALFDLPPSPPTPRSARLLEDLNPSQRRAVEHSGAPLLVVAGAGSGKTRVLTRRIAYLLAERDVHPGEVMAITFTNKAAAEMKERVADLVGARARSMWVSTFHSMCVRVMRREAKTLGMSSNFSIYDSDDTRRLITLVARDLDLDPKRYPARTLAIHISNLKNELVDAATAKERATNDLERRVAEVYESYQRRLGESNSLDFDDLIMRTVELLQDHPDVAEHYHRRFRHVLVDEYQDTNHAQYTLVRELIGSGKDGVPPGELCVVGDADQSIYAFRGATIRNIVEFERDYPQATTILLEQNYRSTQTILSAANAVISRNPDRRDKRLWSDLGDGEKIVGYVADNEHDEAQFVANEIDRLVDTGEANNGEIAVFYRTNNQSRVFEEIFIRLGLPYRVVGGVRFYERREVRDALAYLRALSNPDDTVSLRRILNVPKRGIGDRAEACVSMYAERERISFAAALRDAVTGKVPLLNPRSRNAIAGFVELMDELGVLVERGDDVADVLEAVLEKTAYRAELEASDDPQDHTRVENLNELVTVAREFTDLGAAPPAPDEAAPPDAAELPAEGSLAAFLERVSLVADADSVPDAESDGVVTLMTLHTAKGLEYPVVFCTGWEDGVFPHLRALGDPTELAEERRLAYVGITRARQRLYLSRALVRSAWGQPSANPASRFLDEIPADLLDWRRLEPRRSAPSAPTSWGRGSGPSRPAPAGAGWKDTPAVKLDVGDRVSHDKYGLGRVVAVDGSGPRATATIDFGGAGTVRLMLIGGVPLVKL